From Desulfurobacterium pacificum, a single genomic window includes:
- the serA gene encoding phosphoglycerate dehydrogenase, whose translation MDKFKILVTEHIADAGINLLKSQPDVELTYDPELFRDFNKILSIIHEYDALITRSGTPVTEELFERAKRLKVVGRAGVGVDNIDLDAASRRGILVVNAPTGNTLAATEHTMGMMIAAARQIPYAHNSLMIEKRWDRKKFMGVELAGKTLGIIGFGRIGSRVAIRAKAFDMKVIAYDPYIKKEKAERLGVELVDELDELLKRSDIITVHTPLTEETKNMITKKEIEKMKDGVILLNIARGGIINEEDLYEALVSGKVRAAAIDVFAKEPATDNILLKAPNIVVTPHIGANTYESQTNVAVIIANQVLAALRGEEVEFAVNAPYEDTAAAKVLKPFMELAEKLGLFAVQVACSRSKEITLEFRGDLGEDTSPLVTAFLKGFLQKIVDIPVNLINAPFLAKEKGISVVEVKRPEGINFKKLIRVSCKSDRGEFTIAGTVMDDKFPKIVEINGFLFDLTPEGKLLLIKNIDVPGVIGKLGSILGKYSVNIAGFQLGRTEKGKEAKGVILVDDDVPAEAIEEIKKIPEIMEVKQITLS comes from the coding sequence ATGGATAAATTCAAAATTTTAGTTACAGAACATATAGCGGATGCGGGAATCAATCTTCTCAAAAGTCAACCAGATGTTGAGCTTACCTATGACCCAGAACTGTTTAGAGATTTCAACAAAATTCTTTCAATAATTCACGAATACGACGCTTTAATTACGAGAAGTGGAACGCCTGTGACAGAAGAACTGTTTGAGAGAGCCAAGAGATTAAAAGTTGTCGGTAGAGCAGGTGTAGGTGTTGACAATATAGACCTTGACGCTGCTTCACGAAGAGGAATTTTAGTTGTTAACGCTCCGACCGGCAACACTTTAGCGGCTACAGAACATACAATGGGAATGATGATTGCAGCCGCAAGGCAGATTCCTTACGCTCATAACTCTTTAATGATTGAGAAAAGGTGGGATAGGAAGAAGTTTATGGGCGTTGAGCTTGCAGGCAAAACGCTTGGAATTATCGGTTTTGGAAGAATAGGTTCAAGAGTTGCCATTAGGGCGAAAGCTTTTGATATGAAGGTCATAGCTTATGACCCTTACATAAAGAAAGAAAAGGCAGAGAGACTTGGAGTTGAATTAGTTGATGAGCTTGATGAACTCCTTAAGAGGTCTGACATTATAACGGTTCACACTCCACTAACAGAAGAAACGAAAAATATGATAACTAAGAAAGAGATTGAGAAGATGAAAGATGGCGTTATTCTCCTCAATATAGCGAGGGGAGGAATTATTAACGAGGAAGACCTTTATGAAGCGCTTGTAAGCGGTAAAGTTAGAGCAGCAGCAATTGACGTTTTTGCAAAAGAACCTGCAACCGATAACATTCTTCTTAAAGCACCGAACATTGTAGTTACTCCTCACATAGGTGCGAATACTTACGAATCACAAACAAACGTTGCAGTGATAATAGCCAATCAGGTGCTTGCTGCTTTGAGGGGTGAAGAGGTAGAGTTCGCCGTTAACGCTCCTTACGAGGATACTGCTGCAGCGAAAGTTTTAAAGCCATTTATGGAGCTTGCTGAGAAGCTTGGACTTTTTGCTGTTCAGGTTGCTTGCTCAAGGTCTAAGGAGATAACTCTTGAGTTTAGAGGGGACTTGGGAGAAGATACATCTCCTTTAGTTACTGCTTTTCTCAAAGGATTCTTACAGAAGATTGTTGATATCCCTGTTAATTTGATAAACGCTCCATTCCTTGCGAAAGAGAAAGGAATTTCTGTTGTTGAAGTTAAGAGACCTGAAGGTATTAATTTCAAGAAGTTAATAAGGGTTTCCTGCAAGTCTGATAGAGGAGAGTTCACCATTGCCGGAACGGTTATGGACGATAAGTTCCCTAAAATTGTTGAGATTAACGGCTTCCTGTTTGACTTAACGCCAGAAGGAAAGCTTTTACTCATTAAGAATATTGACGTTCCGGGAGTGATAGGAAAGTTAGGTTCTATCTTAGGTAAGTACAGCGTTAATATCGCCGGGTTCCAGCTTGGAAGAACGGAAAAAGGTAAAGAAGCTAAGGGCGTAATTTTGGTAGATGATGACGTTCCTGCTGAAGCTATAGAAGAGATTAAGAAGATTCCAGAGATAATGGAAGTAAAACAGATTACGCTATCTTAG
- the rsmG gene encoding 16S rRNA (guanine(527)-N(7))-methyltransferase RsmG, which produces MKRLKELCSLNGIEIEDICLNQFEKYKELLKKWGRRINLTSLLSDEEIEVKHFFDSLLGLKAFEEAGLSISEKRFCDVGSGAGFPGIPLAIVVKSSFFSLIESRHKRCVFLEQVKRELKLENVKVFCQRIEEHYGDYDYLLMRAVKDPETAVEMTSQFLEEGAVLCIYRGREKFEGEIPGYEVEEVVLKPEGVDFTRRFLFIKKV; this is translated from the coding sequence GTGAAAAGACTTAAAGAGCTTTGCTCTCTCAACGGTATTGAGATAGAAGATATATGTTTGAATCAGTTTGAGAAGTATAAGGAGCTTTTGAAAAAGTGGGGAAGGAGAATTAACCTTACCTCTTTACTTTCTGACGAGGAGATAGAGGTTAAACACTTCTTTGATTCCCTTTTAGGTTTGAAAGCTTTTGAAGAAGCGGGTTTGAGCATTTCTGAAAAGAGATTTTGCGACGTTGGAAGTGGAGCAGGATTTCCCGGAATTCCGCTTGCCATTGTTGTTAAGAGTTCTTTTTTCAGCCTAATTGAGTCAAGGCACAAGAGATGTGTATTTTTAGAACAGGTTAAAAGAGAGCTAAAGTTAGAAAATGTGAAGGTTTTCTGCCAGAGAATAGAGGAGCATTATGGCGATTACGATTACCTGCTGATGAGAGCGGTTAAAGACCCTGAAACGGCTGTTGAGATGACTTCTCAGTTTTTAGAAGAAGGTGCTGTTCTGTGCATCTACAGGGGAAGAGAGAAATTTGAAGGGGAAATACCTGGTTATGAGGTTGAAGAGGTTGTTCTTAAACCTGAAGGAGTGGATTTTACCCGCAGATTTTTATTCATTAAGAAAGTGTAA
- the truD gene encoding tRNA pseudouridine(13) synthase TruD, which yields MAKIKTIPEDFVVEEILKTPLKKEGAYRVYKLTKKGLETDEAIRKVAKSSSVPSLLISYCGLKDKNAVTTQFIAVPSDKRLREPSDERIKLKEVGFLNRKLSPSLIKENKFTIKVRNAELPDSRRVEVLRRFGIPNYYGEQRFTPVRKGAFFAELLAKGLKKEALLYLFTPAGWEGSRDRKGKKVFISGNYEEAAKYFKGWRKKVAKALAEGKSFEEAFSLIPKREIEFQFNVFQSFLFNEWLAKEVMRRTENYLKFKYKVGFMVFPMEDVGELKEREVGIFHPEKEWNIYEKVLRGRGVEVGDFLPLSCFFHPFKRRTFAEVKRLKLKKFEWGVKLSFSLPSGSYATNVVRFLYDAV from the coding sequence ATGGCTAAGATTAAGACAATTCCTGAAGATTTCGTTGTAGAAGAAATTTTAAAAACTCCTTTAAAGAAGGAGGGAGCTTACAGAGTTTATAAGCTTACAAAGAAAGGGCTTGAGACTGACGAAGCAATCAGAAAGGTAGCGAAAAGTTCAAGCGTTCCTTCTCTCCTTATATCTTACTGCGGTCTAAAGGATAAAAACGCTGTTACAACCCAATTCATAGCCGTTCCTTCAGACAAAAGGCTAAGAGAACCTTCCGATGAAAGGATAAAGCTAAAAGAAGTGGGTTTTTTAAACAGAAAGCTATCACCATCTTTGATAAAAGAAAATAAATTCACTATAAAAGTTCGTAATGCAGAACTGCCCGATAGTAGAAGAGTAGAGGTTTTAAGGCGTTTTGGTATCCCCAACTACTATGGCGAACAGCGGTTTACGCCTGTCAGGAAAGGAGCGTTTTTCGCAGAATTGCTTGCAAAGGGATTAAAAAAGGAGGCTTTGCTTTACCTTTTTACGCCTGCAGGTTGGGAAGGTTCAAGAGATAGGAAGGGTAAGAAGGTGTTTATTTCTGGCAATTACGAAGAGGCAGCTAAGTATTTTAAAGGGTGGAGAAAAAAGGTAGCCAAGGCTTTAGCTGAAGGGAAAAGTTTTGAAGAGGCGTTTTCTTTGATTCCTAAAAGGGAAATTGAGTTTCAGTTTAACGTTTTTCAGAGTTTTCTTTTTAACGAGTGGCTTGCGAAAGAAGTGATGAGAAGAACGGAAAACTATTTGAAGTTTAAGTATAAGGTGGGGTTTATGGTATTTCCGATGGAAGACGTTGGAGAGTTGAAGGAGAGGGAGGTGGGGATTTTTCACCCTGAAAAGGAGTGGAATATTTATGAAAAGGTGTTGAGAGGGAGAGGTGTTGAGGTGGGGGATTTTCTTCCTCTTTCCTGTTTTTTTCATCCTTTTAAAAGGAGAACGTTTGCTGAAGTGAAACGTTTGAAACTTAAAAAGTTTGAATGGGGAGTTAAGCTGTCCTTTTCTCTGCCATCTGGAAGTTACGCGACTAACGTAGTAAGGTTTCTTTACGATGCAGTATAA